The sequence ATTTAcattacgtcatttagcagacgctcttatcgcgTTATTCTACCTCTGTTATCCCCCTGAAGAGCTGCACGGGTTCCTGTTTTCCAGCGCAGAAGGCGAACGTGCAGAGAGCCCAGGCAGATTTATCCTCAAAGCCGGCCAGGAGCTTGTGCAGACCTGGAGGCAACCACAACCATTACCAGCAACCATCACTGACAAACAagctcttatttacatttagtcatttagcagaccctcttatccagagcgacttacagtaagtacagggacattgccccgaggcaagtagggtgaagtgccttgcccaaggacacaacgtcattttgcacagccaggaatcgaaccggcaaccttcagattactagcccgattccctaaccgctcagccacctgactccctcttatGTGTCTAAGCTAGTTGTTTCATGGTACTAAAGCAGGCTCCCTCACCTTCAGGCTTCAGTTTATCCAGGAACCATTTACTACAAGGAAGACAAAACATGGGTGATTTATTATTCATTAGTGTATAGTTTCTAACAGCACACAGTGATGGACACAGATCTTGAGGTGTGAGGTGGGAATCAGCTGCCTGCGTCCTTGGACCTGGTGTGActctgtacatttacatttagtcatttagcagacgctcttatccagagcaacttacagtaagtacagggacattcccccgaggcaagtagggtgaagtgccttgcccgaggacacaacgtcatttgacagagccgggaatcgaaccggtaaccttcagattactagcccgactccctaaccgctcagccacctgactcccacctgactccctgtactcACATGTAGGGTCCGGGCAGTCCTCCCAGGGCTCTGAAACACAGACAGGTGTCCTCCACTATCACAGGGCCGTCCACCTGGGAAGACCAGGACAGCAATGAACAGGTTTGGACTCTGGCGTGTATTATTCATCATCTGCCACGCAGTAGTAGGGCTACTTCACCTAACAAGCCAGCACTTTAAAGATTGAATACAGGCTTGCAGAACATACCTGGTTCACTGCTTCCTTACACTTCTGTATGGAAATCTCATCGGGTTCTCCTTGGTATTCAGGCACTGACAAACAACGACCGTGGTGGTTAGATCATGGTTGGCTCAAACATAGAGGTTAGTTCCACAGTTGTGTCGTTTTCTTTCATGTGTAAATGTTACTTACAATCAATCTTCTTGGACTGTAGTTTATAGGGAAACTTGTCTCCTAGGATCTGAATGACCTAATAATACAGACATTGATTAATAATATGTCTCTATGTGggtcacacaccaccaccattaTTCTATATATGAGCATGAATCTGTAGTAAGCTATATTCAGTTACACGCATAGCACGTATACAGTGCCTCCATTCACTGCCCTATCTAGCAAGCAGGTAGCCTTTCATCTCAACACATTCTGGCGTGACATGGCATGGCGCGACAGCTCAATATCTGACAGTATAATTATCCTACCTCTTCTAATTTCTTCGCATTTCCAGTCACGAAAACAACCGATCTTCCCGCTGGCATAGCCATTCTCAGTCCTACGGCTAAATCAATTCCTTCGTTGAGCGGAAGGATTTTGCGCTTGTACCAGAACTCGCCGGACCGAAAAAACATCCGGGTCTGCAGCAGCCAATGACAGCCCATTATCAAGAAGCTCCGCAAATCAGAAGAGAGAATTCCTTCTGTACAGCAATAATATGTCGTCCGGGTGGAAAATGCCATGTGGGAAGTGAAGAAGCGAAAGGCGTGTGTTATCTAGAAAGAAGTGTATTTCCAACTGTCCTGATGAGTAGTATAATGGCTTGACAGATTGTCCGGAGAAAGATTACTGCATAGACAGCTATCTAAGTGATAAAGACATGAGTCTTTTGCCCCGTACGGCCGAAGAATTCAGTTCAGCTGAATATTGGGAGCGTTTTTTCAAAAAGAGAGGCGAAAAGGCATTTGAATGGTATGGAGACTACAACAAACTCTGCGGCGTGCTGCATAAATACATCAAACCCCGTGACAAGGTAAACAGCTAGCTGGCCTACACGTTTTCTGTCAAATGTCACATTTGTTGTCTTTATGATCGTATAGTGAGCGAGATTATCATCTTGCATGAGGATTATGCGAACATAACTTTTCTTCCAGGTGTTGGTGGTTGGTTGCGGTAACTCGGAGCTCAGCGAACAGCTGTATGATGTT is a genomic window of Osmerus mordax isolate fOsmMor3 chromosome 26, fOsmMor3.pri, whole genome shotgun sequence containing:
- the itpa gene encoding inosine triphosphate pyrophosphatase, with protein sequence MAMPAGRSVVFVTGNAKKLEEVIQILGDKFPYKLQSKKIDLPEYQGEPDEISIQKCKEAVNQVDGPVIVEDTCLCFRALGGLPGPYIKWFLDKLKPEGLHKLLAGFEDKSAWALCTFAFCAGKQEPVQLFRGITEGRIVEPRGPRDFGWDPCFQPDGYDKTYAELPKEVKNSISHRYRALSAMSEHFCSQAKDETPQGKKKKQDD